In Massilia sp. METH4, the genomic window CAGCTGGCGAAGATGCGCCTGAAGCTGGACCAACTGAACAACGGCGTGTACTTCGGCTTCCCGTTCACCACATTGAACATCGGCGACAGCGACGCGGTATCGCACGAGTTCCGCCTGAACTCCACCGGCAACGGGCCGCTGCGCTGGGTGGCGGGCGTGTACAAGTTCGACGAGGACATCTTCCGCCGCGCCGCCTACACGACCTATGTCACCGCGCCATTCGGCCAGTTCAACATCCAGTTGCCGTTCCTCGCCACCTTGAACAACAAGTCCACGGCGGCCTTCGGCCAGGCCACCTGGGCGATCCGTCCCGATACGCGCCTGATCGCCGGCGTGCGCCGCACGCGCGACCGCAAGTCCGGCTACGATCCGCTGTCCGGCGAGGCGGCCGTGCCGCCGGCCACGGAGAGCTCGAAGGCCTACTCGGAAGACGTGCGCTTCAATAACACCAGCTGGAAGCTCGGCATCGACCACGACCTGCGCCAGAACGTGATGGTGTACGGCTCCATCTCGACGGGCTACAAGGCCGGCGGCTTCAACGCCGAGCGCGATACGGGCGTGTACCGCCCCGAGACGCTGAAGGCCTACGAGGCCGGCATCAAGGGCCGCTTCCTGGACAACCGCCTGCAACTGTCGGCGAACGTGTTCCACTATGCGTACGAAGACCAGCAGCTGACGACGACGACCTGCCGCACGAACGATCCGGCCTCCTGCCATTCGTTCACGGCCAACGCGGCCAATTCGGAAGTCGACGGCGCCGAGTTCGAGGGCCAGCTGCGCGTGCTGGGCGACGGCACCTTGCGCGCCAGCCTGGCGTTCACGGACGCGAAATACAAGAACTACCAGCCGACCGCGACGATCGACTTCTCGGGCCAGAAGCTGGACCGGGCGCCGACATCGACCGTCGGGCTGGGCTACACGCATCACTTCGCGGTGGCCAACGGCGGCGAGATCACGGCCACCGTGAACACCCGGCACTCGACGTCGTACTACATCAGCGACCCGGTCGAAGGTATCCGCTACCGCCAGCCTTCGTACTGGAAATCCGACGCGTCGATCGGCTACGCGAACCCGGACGGCACCTGGAACGTGCAGCTGTTCGTGAAGAACATCGAGGACACGGTGAAGATCGAGAGCCGCGTGCCGGGTTCGTTCTTCCTCAACGATCCGCGCACCTTCGGCGTGCGGGCCGCCTACAACTTCTGAGTCATTCGCCGGGCATGGCGTGCTCCGCCATGCCCGGCGCCCCGTCCATGTAGCCGCTGGCTACGCCGGCGCCACGTTCCGGGCACGGCCGCCACGCGCTTGCCGCGCCTCACCCGGCAAGACCGCCGAGCCGGCTGAGACACTTGTCGCAGGCGCCGCCTCGCCTGCGACAAGTGTCGGCGCCGGTTGCGCGCATTTCCCTCCCATCTCCCCGGTTTTCCACGCAAAACGGTCCTCACGCACGTCAAACGCGTGGTGGCATCGAATTTGCTCAACGTCTCCTGCATGCGCTGCCTGTCCTCACCGGACCCGCGCATGGACCACCTACAAGGAGACAGTACTGATGAAGCCGACACCGGAACACCTGCTCTGGATGTACGAGAAGATGATCGAGATCCGCGCCTATGAAGAGACGATGGCGAAGGTCTACATGGAAGGGAAGCTGCCGCCGAAAATCCAGAAGGGGCTGGCGTTCGATATCGGGGCCGGGCCCGTGCCCGGCGAGATGCACCTGGCCGCCGGGCAGGAACCCGTGGCGGTCGGCGTCTGCGCGCACCTGGGCGACCAGGACAGCGTGGTGGGCGCCCACCGCTCCCACCACTTCGCGATCGCCAAGGGCGTGCCGCTCGACGCGATGACCGCCGAGATGTTCGGCAAGGACACGGGGCTGGGTCGCGGCAAGGGCGGCCACATGCACCTGTTCCACGTGCCGACCCGTTTTTCGTGCAGCGGTATCGTCGGTGCCAGCGCGCCCCAGGCATGCGGCGCCGCGCTGGCCGCCCGCAAGCTGGGCACCGACTCCGTCGCCGTCGCCTTCTTCGGCGAGGGTGCGGCCAACCAGGGCGCGTTCCATGAATCGCTGAACCTGGCGGCGGTGTGGAAGCTGCCCGTGGTCTTCGTCTGCGAGGACAACAAGTACGGCATCTCGGTCGAGAAATCGGTGTCCACGGCCGTCGCGTCGAATGCCTCCCGCGCGGCCGCCTACGGCATGCCGGGCGTGCTCGTCGAGCGCAACGACGCCATCGACGTCTACGCGGCGGCGGGCGCCGCCATCGCCCGCGCGCGCCGTGGCGAAGGCCCCACGCTGATCGAGGTGAAGACCGACCGCTACTTCGGCCACTTCCAGGGCGACCCCGAGAACTACCGCCCGAAGGGCGAGGGCGCCGCGCTGCGCCAGGACGATCCGATCGCGCGGCTGGCCGCCGCCCTGCGCGGCGCGGGTCTGCTCGACGACGGGCGCGAACACGTGCTGCGCATGCGCATCGCCGGCCGCATCGAATCGGCTTTCGCGTATGGCCGCCAAAGCCCGTATCCGGCGGCGCGCGACGCCTTCGAGCACGTTTTCGCCGATTGAAGACTTGATACCAGGAGACACCATGCAAGAGAGCAGCAAAGACGGCGCCGTGCGCACGCTGACGATGGCGCAGGCCATTGCCGAGGCGATCGGCCAGGAGATGGAACGCGATCCGTCCGTGTTCGTCATGGGCGAGGACATCGGCAGGTACGGCGGCATCTTCAGCGCCACCACCGGCCTGCTGGACCGCTTCGGCCCGGAACGGGTGATGGAAACGCCGATTTCGGAAACCGCCTTCATGGGCGCGGCCGTGGGCGCCGCGGCGGAAGGGCTGCGGCCCATCGCGGAGCTGATGTTCGTCGACTTCTTCGGCGTCTGCTTCGACCAGATCTACAACCACATGGCCAAGAACTGCTACATGTCCGGCGGCGCGGTGAAGCTGCCGGTGGTGATCACGACCGGCATCGGCGGCGGCTACAACGACGCGGCCCAGCACTCGCAGTGCCTGTACGCGAGTTTCGCCCACATGCCCGGCCTGAAGGTGGTGGTGCCGTCTAATGCCTACGACGCGAAGGGCCTGATGATCCAGGCGATCCGCGACAACAACCCGGTGGTGTTCTGCTACCACAAGGGCATCATGGGCCTGTCGTGGATGTCGTATTTCGAGGGCAGCACGAACGCGGTGCCGGAACAGGCGTATGCGATCCCGTTCGGCAAGGCGCGCGTGGTGCGCGAGGGCAGCGATGTCACCATCGTGACGCTCAGCCAGATGGTGCACAAGGCGGCGCTCGCGGCCGAGCAGCTGGCCGGCGAAGGCATCTCGGTCGAAGTGCTGGACCTGCGCACCATCGTGCCCCTCGACCGCGAAGCCGTGCTGGCCAGCGTGGCCAGGACCGGTCGCGTGCTCGTCGCCGACGAGGATTACCTGAGCTTCGGCCTGTCCGGCGAGATCGCCGCGCTGGTCGCCGAGCACCTCGACACCGTGCCGTTGCGCGCGCCCGTGCGCCGACTGGCGGTGCCCGACGTGCCGATTCCATTCAGCCGGCCGCTCGAACAGGCCGTGATTCCACAAGTCGAGTCCATTGCCG contains:
- a CDS encoding TonB-dependent receptor, translating into MKHPKPSAIAHALCAAGCLSLSAGVAAQAGDASQEARPDRGGIAEVIITAQKVAQPASKTPLALSVVSGDDLKNAGTNDPRALAEALPNVEIAQESGMLQVSIRGVTSLDMTEKGDPSAAFHVDGAYIPRYEAQAAAFFDLDRIEVLRGPQGTLYGRNATAGAINLITNKPTRKLEGKVGVEIGNYRTKRLDAMLNVPLGENWAMRAAINTNKHDSYYNPGPNTIELESQDDKSARLHLLGNFGKDTSLLLTAEKNRIGGGASSPVPITNFFDGELVGKLPFTPAGRGNHIKDPVYVDRGKDVQRTTYWEFKQDAGSHRDNEATSLRGEFKTRVADIDVTYQLAKMRLKLDQLNNGVYFGFPFTTLNIGDSDAVSHEFRLNSTGNGPLRWVAGVYKFDEDIFRRAAYTTYVTAPFGQFNIQLPFLATLNNKSTAAFGQATWAIRPDTRLIAGVRRTRDRKSGYDPLSGEAAVPPATESSKAYSEDVRFNNTSWKLGIDHDLRQNVMVYGSISTGYKAGGFNAERDTGVYRPETLKAYEAGIKGRFLDNRLQLSANVFHYAYEDQQLTTTTCRTNDPASCHSFTANAANSEVDGAEFEGQLRVLGDGTLRASLAFTDAKYKNYQPTATIDFSGQKLDRAPTSTVGLGYTHHFAVANGGEITATVNTRHSTSYYISDPVEGIRYRQPSYWKSDASIGYANPDGTWNVQLFVKNIEDTVKIESRVPGSFFLNDPRTFGVRAAYNF
- a CDS encoding thiamine pyrophosphate-dependent dehydrogenase E1 component subunit alpha; this encodes MKPTPEHLLWMYEKMIEIRAYEETMAKVYMEGKLPPKIQKGLAFDIGAGPVPGEMHLAAGQEPVAVGVCAHLGDQDSVVGAHRSHHFAIAKGVPLDAMTAEMFGKDTGLGRGKGGHMHLFHVPTRFSCSGIVGASAPQACGAALAARKLGTDSVAVAFFGEGAANQGAFHESLNLAAVWKLPVVFVCEDNKYGISVEKSVSTAVASNASRAAAYGMPGVLVERNDAIDVYAAAGAAIARARRGEGPTLIEVKTDRYFGHFQGDPENYRPKGEGAALRQDDPIARLAAALRGAGLLDDGREHVLRMRIAGRIESAFAYGRQSPYPAARDAFEHVFAD
- a CDS encoding alpha-ketoacid dehydrogenase subunit beta, which codes for MQESSKDGAVRTLTMAQAIAEAIGQEMERDPSVFVMGEDIGRYGGIFSATTGLLDRFGPERVMETPISETAFMGAAVGAAAEGLRPIAELMFVDFFGVCFDQIYNHMAKNCYMSGGAVKLPVVITTGIGGGYNDAAQHSQCLYASFAHMPGLKVVVPSNAYDAKGLMIQAIRDNNPVVFCYHKGIMGLSWMSYFEGSTNAVPEQAYAIPFGKARVVREGSDVTIVTLSQMVHKAALAAEQLAGEGISVEVLDLRTIVPLDREAVLASVARTGRVLVADEDYLSFGLSGEIAALVAEHLDTVPLRAPVRRLAVPDVPIPFSRPLEQAVIPQVESIADAVRGLMEAGKPINSLLQGAPA